Genomic segment of Andrena cerasifolii isolate SP2316 chromosome 7, iyAndCera1_principal, whole genome shotgun sequence:
ATCGCTTAAAAGATCTACGTATTCCTCTAGCCCGCATTCCTTGATCAACAACAAACGAAGACCCATCGTTTTACCTCAAGCCACTCGCACGCTACATCCACCATCAACCTCCACTAAACTGCTCGATCAATCTCCCACCTAATTCCCTCCAGGCCTTTCACCCCACACGGGCCCCCGTTCAAGCTGCCTTGTACATGTCGCAGATGATCCTCTCGATGGGGATGATGCCGATAGTCCTTCTAAAGAAGAGCTCTTCGATCGCGTGCGTAGAGACCGAGCGGAGCGTTGGCAGCAAGAGCAGCAGCTTGCCGAACCTCAGTGCGCCGAAGGAGGCGCCGCTAAGCCTCTGCCCAAGGGCTAGTTGCGCGCCATCTCTCAGCCTCGAGACTGCGGCGGCGTCTCTGAGCCTGCTTCCACTGCTGGGCGACGCCGAGCCGTTGCTGCTTCTGCTGCTCGGCAGAGGCTCGCTGTCCAGGCCAGCCTTGAACAGTACGATCGCCCTGATGCAGGCGAACTCGTGCTGGTCGAGGTTCATCGAGTGGAAACCGGCTAACGTCTCCCTGAATCGGTTCACCTCCACCGCCAGGCCAAGGCCCTGGGGCCCAGGGGGAAGAAGGGCGGTCGGGTCCAGCGTTGGGAGGATCTGCGCGGCCGCGAGCAAGAACAGTTCCCTCCAGGAGGACTCCAACAGAGTCAGCTGATCCTCCGGTGCCAGGTTTGTCCCGGCAGCCAGGTCTCTGGCCCAGTGGACGTTGA
This window contains:
- the Tll gene encoding nuclear receptor subfamily 2 group E member tailless isoform X3 gives rise to the protein MVDKTHRNQCRACRLAKCIQAGMNKDGKLKTVQHERGPRNSTLRRQMALYFKEPEMMANMVPPPAAALDLALPKPPTEPRVSVAAPTPHHPLPHPVYCNSMAMSKIPMSIMTAGLSSVPLMTAITAESICEQAARLLFLNVHWARDLAAGTNLAPEDQLTLLESSWRELFLLAAAQILPTLDPTALLPPGPQGLGLAVEVNRFRETLAGFHSMNLDQHEFACIRAIVLFKAGLDSEPLPSSRSSNGSASPSSGSRLRDAAAVSRLRDGAQLALGQRLSGASFGALRFGKLLLLLPTLRSVSTHAIEELFFRRTIGIIPIERIICDMYKAA